The Acanthopagrus latus isolate v.2019 chromosome 13, fAcaLat1.1, whole genome shotgun sequence genome contains a region encoding:
- the LOC119031639 gene encoding olfactory receptor 146-like: MGNYTYNSFTLQLEGLNVSNESVYPVFLFFFFSYLFIMITNVGIVVLIFNDRNLHQPMYLLFSNLPFNDIIGNSIMVPRLLVDILLPPSERLISYYECVVQAFASHMFGTTSHTVLMIMAFDRYVAICDPLRYAAIMTNKMVIKLTVSAWGVALVLVGILLGLTIRLNRCRTMIMNPYCDNASLFKLSCDSVFINNVYGLTFTVVLFTSSIGTMVLTYTKITVVCLTSKNKSLNSKALKTCSTHLIVYLIMLISGFSIITLHRFPQYSDYRKLCSILFHIIPGSLNPIIYGIQSKEIKKFISEKVFSNF, translated from the coding sequence ATGGGAAACTACACCTACAACAGCTTCACACTCCAGCTGGAAGGGTTAAATGTCTCGAATGAGTCGGTCTACCccgtctttctcttcttctttttctcctacCTGTTTATAATGATTACCAATGTGGGTATTGTTGTTCTAATTTTCAATGACAGGAACCTTCACCAGCCGATGTATCTCCTTTTTAGCAACCTGCCATTTAATGACATTATTGGGAACTCTATCATGGTGCCTCGTTTGCTTGTAGACATTTTGCTGCCTCCGTCTGAACGTCTCATCAGTTATTATGAGTGTGTAGTTCAAGCTTTTGCTTCACATATGTTTGGTACAACTTCTCACACTGTGCTCATGATTATGGCCTTTGACAGATATGTGGCCATCTGTGATCCTCTGCGCTATGCTGCCATAATGACCAACAAAATGGTGATCAAGCTGACAGTTTCTGCCTGGGGAGTGGCCTTGGTTCTGGTCGGGATTCTTCTCGGTCTGACCATACGGCTGAACCGATGCAGGACGATGATCATGAATCCTTACTGTGACAATGCCTCTCTGTTTAAACTCTcctgtgacagtgtgtttattaataatGTGTACGGCCTCACGTTCACTGTCGTCCTGTTCACCTCTTCTATAGGCACCATGGTTCTCACTTACACAAAGATTACAGTCGTCTGTCTGACCAGTAAGAACAAGTCTTTGAACAGTAAAGCCTTGAAGACCTGCAGCACTCATCTGATTGTGTATTTGATCATGTTGATCAGCGGATTTTCTATCATTACTCTTCATCGTTTTCCTCAATACTCAGATTACAGAAAACTTTGTTctattttgtttcacattatCCCCGGCAGCCTCAACCCCATTATATATGGCATCCAGTCAAAAGAGATAAAGAAGTTTATCTCAGAGAAGGTTTTCTCGAATTTCTAA
- the LOC119031640 gene encoding olfactory receptor 146-like, with the protein MGNYTYNSFTLQLEGLNVSNESVYPVFLFFFFSYLFIMITNVGIVVLIFNDKNLHQPMYLLFSNLPFNDIIGNSIMVPRLLVDILLPPSERLISYYECVVQAFASHMFGTTSHTVLMIMAFDRYVAICDPLRYAAIMTNKMVIKLTVSAWGVALVLVGILLGLTIRLNRCRTMIMNPYCDNASLFKLSCDSVFINNVYGLTFTVVLFTASIGTMVLTYTKITVVCLTSKNKSLNSKALKTCSTHLVVYLIMVFNGFSIITLHRFPQYSDYRKICMILFHIIPGSLNPIIYGIQSKEIKKFFSKKILPNY; encoded by the coding sequence ATGGGAAACTACACCTACAACAGCTTCACACTCCAGCTGGAAGGGTTAAATGTCTCGAATGAGTCGGTCTACCccgtctttctcttcttctttttctcctacCTATTTATAATGATTACCAATGTGGGTATTGTTGTTCTAATTTTCAATGACAAGAACCTTCACCAGCCGATGTATCTCCTTTTTAGCAACCTGCCATTTAATGACATTATTGGGAACTCTATCATGGTGCCTCGTTTGCTTGTAGACATTTTGCTGCCTCCGTCTGAACGTCTCATCAGTTATTATGAGTGTGTAGTTCAAGCTTTTGCTTCACATATGTTTGGTACAACTTCTCACACTGTGCTCATGATTATGGCCTTTGACAGATATGTGGCCATCTGTGATCCTCTGCGCTATGCTGCCATAATGACCAACAAAATGGTGATCAAGCTGACAGTTTCTGCCTGGGGAGTGGCCTTGGTTCTGGTCGGGATTCTTCTCGGTCTGACCATACGGCTGAACCGATGCAGGACGATGATCATGAATCCTTACTGTGACAATGCCTCTCTGTTTAAACTCTcctgtgacagtgtgtttattaataatGTGTACGGCCTCACGTTCACTGTCGTCCTGTTCACAGCTTCTATAGGCACCATGGTTCTCACTTACACAAAGATTACAGTCGTCTGTCTGACCAGTAAGAACAAGTCTTTGAACAGTAAAGCCTTGAAGACCTGCAGCACTCATCTGGTTGTGTATTTGATCATGGTCTTCAATGGATTTTCTATCATTACTCTTCATCGTTTCCCTCAATATTCAGATTACAGAAAAATTTGTAtgattttgtttcacattaTCCCCGGCAGCCTCAACCCCATTATATATGGCATCCAGTCAAAAGAGATAAAGAAGTTTTTCTCAAAGAAGATTTTGCCAAATTACTAA
- the LOC119031302 gene encoding olfactory receptor 52K1-like: MENYTFNSLTLQLEGLNISKDSVYPVFIIIFFSYIFIMVANGGIAFLVFIDESLHQSMYLLFCNLIFNDILGNSIMVPRLLSDLLRPPSERLISYFECVVQAFITHMFNTTSLTVLMIMAFDRYVAICDPLRYAAIMTNKMVIKLTVSAWGVALVLVGILVGLTIRLNRCRTMIMNPYCDNASLFKLSCDSVFINNVYGLTFTAFLLTSSVSTTVLTYTKIAVICLSSKNKSLNSKALKTCSTHLVVYLIMVTSGMVVISLHRLPQYTHIRKLASILFHVIPGILNPVIYGVQSAEI; the protein is encoded by the exons ATGGAAAACTACACATTCAACAGCTTGACACTGCAGCTGGAGGGGCTGAATATCTCCAAGGACTCTGTTTACCCCGTCTTTATTATCATCTTTTTCTCCTACATTTTTATCATGGTTGCAAATGGAGGCATTGCATTTCTGGTTTTTATTGACGAGAGCCTTCACCAGTCAATGTATCTCCTGTTTTGCAACCTGATATTCAACGACATCCTTGGAAATTCGATCATGGTGCCTCGTTTGCTGTCAGATCTCTTGCGGCCTCCGTCCGAACGTCTCATCAGTTATTTTGAGTGTGTAGTTCAAGCTTTCATTACACACATGTTCAATACCACCAGTCTCACTGTGCTCATGATTATGGCCTTTGACAGATATGTGGCCATCTGTGATCCTCTGCGCTATGCTGCCATAATGACCAACAAAATGGTGATCAAGCTGACAGTTTCTGCCTGGGGAGTGGCCTTGGTTCTGGTCGGGATTCTTGTCGGTCTGACCATACGGCTGAACCGATGCAGGACGATGATCATGAATCCTTACTGTGACAATGCCTCTCTGTTTAAACTCTcctgtgacagtgtgtttattaataatGTGTACGGCCTCACCTTCACTGCCTTCTTGCTCACCTCTTCTGTAAGCACCACGGTTCTCACTTATACTAAGATTGCAGTCATCTGTCTGAGCAGTAAGAACAAGTCTTTGAACAGTAAAGCCTTGAAGACCTGCAGCACTCATCTGGTTGTGTACTTGATCATGGTTACCAGTGGTATGGTTGTCATTTCTCTGCATCGACTCCCTCAGTACACCCACATCAGGAAATTAGCCTCCATTCTGTTTCATGTCATCCCCGGCATCCTCAACCCTGTTATTTACGGAGTGCAGTCTGCAGAAATCT aa
- the LOC119030800 gene encoding olfactory receptor 52N2-like — MENYTFNSFTLQLEGLNISKDFVYPTFLFFFFSYVFIMLANAGIACLVLIDKSLHQPMYLLFCNLPFNDIIGNSIMVPRLLSDILLLPSELIISYHECVLQAFSTHMFGTASHTVLMIMAFDRYVAICDPLRYAAIMTNKMVIKLTVSAWGVALVLVGILLGLTIRLNRCRTMIMNPYCDNASLFKLSCDSVLINNIYGLTFTVVLLTSSIGTMVLTYAKITVVCLTSKNKSLNSKAMKTCSTHLVVYLIMLISGFIVIILHRFPQYSDYRKFAAILFHIIPGSLNPIIYGMEKLQVMEKILILYHRDELVVQRN; from the coding sequence ATGGAAAACTACACATTCAACagcttcacactgcagctggaggGGCTGAATATCTCCAAGGACTTTGTCTATCCcacctttctcttcttctttttctcttatGTTTTTATCATGCTTGCAAATGCAGGCATTGCATGTCTAGTTTTAATTGACAAAAGCCTTCACCAGCCAATGTATCTCCTGTTTTGCAACCTGCCATTTAATGACATTATTGGAAATTCGATCATGGTGCCTCGTTTGCTCTCAGATATTTTGCTGCTTCCCTCTGAGCTCATAATCAGTTATCACGAATGTGTTCTTCAGGCTTTTTCTACACACATGTTTGGCACTGCTTCTCACACTGTGCTCATGATTATGGCCTTTGACAGATATGTGGCCATCTGTGATCCTCTGCGCTATGCTGCCATAATGACCAACAAAATGGTGATCAAGCTGACAGTTTCTGCCTGGGGAGTGGCCTTGGTTCTGGTCGGGATTCTTCTCGGTCTGACCATACGGCTGAACCGATGCAGGACGATGATCATGAATCCTTACTGTGACAATGCCTCTTTGTTTAAACTCTCCTGTGACAGTGTGTTAATTAATAATATCTATGGCCTCACTTTCACTGTTGTCTTGCTCACCTCTTCTATAGGCACCATGGTTCTCACTTACGCAAAGATTACAGTCGTCTGTCTGACCAGTAAGAACAAGTCTTTGAACAGTAAAGCCATGAAGACCTGCAGCACTCATCTGGTTGTGTATCTGATAATGCTGATAAGTggatttattgtcattattcTGCATCGCTTCCCTCAGTACTCAGACTACAGAAAAtttgctgccattttgtttcatatcaTCCCCGGCAGCCTCAACCCCATTATTTACG